The Pseudomonas sp. B21-023 genomic interval CCAGCAGGTTCAGGCTGAGCAGGTTGTTGAGCACGTTGGTCAAGGGCGCCGCCAGGTCCAGCACGGCATTGAGCAACCCGGCGATGCCGGTCAGCAGGGGCAGGTCCAGTGATACCAGCGCGCGGATCTGTGCGGTATGGACGCGCAACTCATCGCTGCGCGGGTCGCCCACGGCGGAGTTCTGCGGGGGCTGGATCACCTTCAGGTACACGCGGCCATTGATCAAACCCAGTGCGGTGATAGGGATCTCGGCATTCACGGCTTGTCGATTAGCCGCCAGCTGAATCATCGCCTGGACCAGTTGCAGCACTTGCACGTTCGCGTCCAGGCCAGCCTGGACGGTGCCGGTCTGCAGGTTGAGCAACTGCCCCAGGGTGATCGGCCCTTTCAGGTCCGCGGCGAGTTTGAGCAGATCGCCGGTCACCTCCACGGCGGCGCCGCTTTGCTGCAGAACCTTGACGGCGACTTTCAGCAGATTTTCGGCAGTGGTCTGGAAGTCGAGTAGTTGCTGGTAGTCCCCCAGGTTCAGCCCCAGTTCGGTAGACAGTGCGTCGAGGTAGTTGAGCAGGTTGAGCTGGGTATCGGCGATGCCTTGCCAGCCCAGCACGGTGAGTTGCGTGCTGGCGCCGATGGCCTTCAGCAGGGCGTTGAGAATGGCCGACTGCATCGAACTGACCTGCAGCAGTGTGCTGCGAATGCTCAGC includes:
- a CDS encoding pilus assembly protein TadG-related protein produces the protein MVPRSVVRQRGAIGLMAALTMGLALVFMLLTVDSGRLYLEQRKLQRIADMAALEAAEHDGACTGSGPQASTLARTAATRNGHSPLNPLIASCGYLRTGNDNLRTFTADNQRNEAIKVEVSNVVVTSFAGGIYALVQGGAIARTTTLRASAVAASPGPPQAMLSIRSTLLQVSSMQSAILNALLKAIGASTQLTVLGWQGIADTQLNLLNYLDALSTELGLNLGDYQQLLDFQTTAENLLKVAVKVLQQSGAAVEVTGDLLKLAADLKGPITLGQLLNLQTGTVQAGLDANVQVLQLVQAMIQLAANRQAVNAEIPITALGLINGRVYLKVIQPPQNSAVGDPRSDELRVHTAQIRALVSLDLPLLTGIAGLLNAVLDLAAPLTNVLNNLLSLNLLGTVQSLTCALGIPCKVSDIKLLDSQVHIDIGIEVAEGTSRLPRPRPTTTAARPRA